The genomic segment AGAATATTAACTCTATGGTGTGGTGCTATACAAAGAAGttgataaaaaattcaacaaaattaaaaagcattaaggtattattctctcaattattgttttctttgataataattctttttttctctaAGTATAATTGTGTTGATATGATGGAGAAGCTGGAAGAAGAGATTGAGAAAGAGAGAAGATGTGAAGGAGAATGATTCAAGGGAGCACTAAAGAGAATATACTTTTCTTTATTAACTTTCATGtgtttaaattaatatatatgcCTTTTGGTTGgctaatttctactttttcatAGAAGTGGATAATAACTGAAAGTTGCCTCAATCTCAAAATGCtaacaaacaaaaaatgaataaatattttgaaaggccgttatgttttttgaattttgaataattttataaaattaaactcacTAAATTAAGGTATACATATGAGGTGCGTATAACTAAATTAGCCCCTTTCTTAAGTATaaaatttgtgtaatttatcgATCGAATATTATGTGTTTACGTCTTCAAGGCCCAAAAGCATATCGAGATTAGGGTCCCCTGTTTCTCGTTTTCACACACACCTTTTGCGTGGGTGTGTCATCCGCATAGAGGTCGCAGAGCCCCCATTCCGCTCCCCCCTCTCCCGCTCCTCATAAGAGCCAACATATATGATCAATCCGCCTCTTGTcgcaaaattttcacttactattTTCTCTCCCCCAAAAAATCTTTCATTTTCTGAAAACCCTAGACACCGTTTCTCTCTTTTATCCCTTCTCTATGTCTACTCCATGAACCTTTGGTGGTCAAAACTATCAGATTACTTGCCTAATTTTGGTTCGATTTTTCTACCCATCCCTTTCTCGTTTCtgaatttgttgatttttttcttcgTTTTATGCTTAATCCATCTGGTTATCGGTGTTTTTGATCGTTGATTTGGCTAAAGTCGTTGTCTTTTGTTCCTTTTgttttttactttcattttttcccttGCGTTTGATCGTTGTACTGGGAACTGTTCTATCTGAAGTAGAAGTTTTTAGTGGATTTGTAGTTGCTACAGTTACATGCaatttttttggatgatctcACCAAATTTGCGGTTTTTTTCTTGGAATTCCGTACTTAATGGTGTAACctttactacaacaacaacaacccagtgtattccacaaactggggtctggggagggtaagtgatGTAACCTTTACTGCTTTGGAAAAAAAACATCACTTTcaaatagattattatttttcttattgattGGATCCGAGTTGAAAGATAATTTTACAATGAGCTTTCGCAGTTCTGCTATTGTTGAATATATTTATTTCCCACCATTCTGCGATTATATGTGCTGCTAGTTGAAAGATAATTTTACATTGAACTTTGGCGGTTCTGctattgttgaaaatatttttttcccgcCATTCTGCGATTGTATGTGGTGCTAATGTTGATTTCATGACCATATGCAATGAGATGTATGTCTGTTTGAAATCTGATATGTGCGGTCCGATTTTGAAGTTCATTTGAACTTGATATGAGTAAGCTAGATAAACTTTTAATAGTCTTAAAGCAAAGCTGTGTGATTCCGTTGTGCTCAGTATCAACTCATCAGCTTAAGTGCTAGAGTATGGCTTGTGAAGGCTTCTAATATCACAATCACTGGGCGAATTGGCTGTCCCTTTTCGTTTCCCTTTTAGAGATATATTGGATGACACCTCAGGAGATGTTGCTGTTTGCTTAAATACTAATTCCATTCATATGTTACTTCTTGGTTGCATTCATCTGTTTCTTTTTACAAATTTGTTAAGAACTTATGTGACAGTGCATTTTGGAACTTTAAATGCCTGAagattatttctaatttttcttatggatAGGCATTTGGGATGAGGTTTTGATAAGGTTGCACCTTTAGTTGGTCCAAGTTTATTTACATCCATTCCTATTCTGATTGCATAATTTTGTTTGGCATCATCTTATAGGAGATATAAGTTCAAAGCTGCTCTTGGGAAGCACAGGCAATCGCAGAATGAGCACCCAGGACAGAAGGGCACAACCAATTAGGTATACAAGGAACCACTCAAGAAGGAAGACGGTACTGTATGTAGATCTAAATGTTGCACCCCCATCTGATAATAGGGATCAGGAAGGAACTTCAAGTCATGTTCCGGGGGATGTGCCACCTGTACAAAGAGGTTCTTCTTCGACACCTGCCCCAATTGATGTTGAGGcacttgatgatgatgtgataattATATCTTCCCCAAGGGAACTTGCAGAAGTACGCTTCACTATCCATCTCCAGTGGTTTCCCTTTACAATTTTATTGGTTGTGCATTATCTCGTGATTGCATTGGTAATTCAACGTTATGACTAATTATATTAGAAATCTTACTATTTTTGGCTAGGTACAAAACAGCTGCAGGAGGACTCGTGGACAGGTTATCCTCATTGACGAGGATTCTGGTAATTCACTCTTCTTTTAAAAGCTGTTACAGCTGTATATCGTGTGTACTCCATTTCTTCCCTAAAACTTAATCTTGCTCTGGATATCTGCTCTGGATATAAGTACTTTCTAGTTAGAAACAGGTCGGAAGTACTTACCCTTGTAACCTGTACTGGTGTATCTGGATTTGCCCTTTTCTGTTATGTTTAACAGCTCTATTTTAGTTGTTGCTGTCTCGGAGGATTAATTTTCAATCTATTAGCTATGGAGGAAGTTGTAAAACCTCTTTACTTTTTAGATACGGATTAAATGTAGGATCTAATTGTCCTCATT from the Capsicum annuum cultivar UCD-10X-F1 chromosome 9, UCD10Xv1.1, whole genome shotgun sequence genome contains:
- the LOC107842635 gene encoding E3 ubiquitin-protein ligase RNF4 isoform X1, with the protein product MINPPLVAKFSLTIFSPPKNLSFSENPRHRFSLLSLLYVYSMNLWWSKLSDYLPNFGDISSKLLLGSTGNRRMSTQDRRAQPIRYTRNHSRRKTVLYVDLNVAPPSDNRDQEGTSSHVPGDVPPVQRGSSSTPAPIDVEALDDDVIIISSPRELAEVQNSCRRTRGQVILIDEDSDGRLLKSNNRNKRRRVPTNQSTIMGDIYINLEANSSLKEGAAQSAIPPKPIEPTFSCPICMGNLVEEMSTKCGHIFCKICIKASIAAQGKCPTCRRKITIKDTIRVYLPATR